The nucleotide window GGCAGGGAGTGTGGCCTTGGCTTCGGTGACGGCCTTAAAAAAGAATCAGGAATATCCAACCTGGTTTAAGCATCATGTCCTTGAGTTTAAACTGGTTGCGTAAAATACACCTGCACAGGTGGAAATTATTTAGTCTGGTTTTCTCAAAAAGGATTTCCCCGGGGGGAATTGGGGGAGTTACTGGCATTAGCACTGGAAATAAAAATGAATGGTCTGGAACATCTGATAACGCCACTCAAATAACGGGCATCCTATAAAAATGACCATTGTAGAGCTTCAGCAGGAAGGAAATCCGCCATTCACGCTGTTGTTGAATGGCGGATGCAGAATATTACTGGAATTTTTTGGCGCGTTCAACCCATTTTGCCACGTCTTTCTCCTTAGGGTCTTGAGGATCTCCGGGATGGATGATCTGCGAAGGACATTTTTCAGCGGCTTTGACAATATCCCTGAAGGGGCCGCCCTTGGGATTTTTGACAAAAGCTTTTTTCTCGGCATTGTACGCAAAGATTCCCTTGTTGATGGTGGTACACTCATCACAAGATGTACACAAATTGCTTTCAATCCAGGCAACATCGCCGCCTCCTGCCGCAGGAGCACTTGCCGCGGGTGTTTCAGCAGACGATGAAGATGGCGCCGATCCGACTGGAGCCGATGCTGGCATTTGAAAAGCGGCCAGGTCCAAACCCTCTGTACTTCCGCCTGTAAGCTGAACCACCAGATTCTGGATTGCCTGTGCCACAGCCTTTTTCTTCAGTTCTCCAAACGTTGCTTCGATTTCATTCTCAATGCCTTTGAGTATACTGCCTTTATCTTCAAATAATTTCAGCAGATCCTTGAGCATGTTGTAAGTACTCAAGACTTCCTTGCGCATTGCGTTCTGGTCACCCGCACCATTGATCAGCATGGATTCCAGTTGTTCCAGTGTTTTTGGAACTTGTTTGAATAATGACTCAACTCTTGTTCTCCAGACTTCTTCAATCAATGTGGTGATTTTCTGTTCCATGTTTGTTTTCCCGAAAGGAATTTATTATTTTGAGTCGCAATGGTCCGCACTTACGCAACCACAGCACCCGTGTCCACATAAACTTTCATCTTCCTGAGTTCCATTCCATTTTCTGCCCAGTGACTGTACCCCCACCCAAAGAAACAGTAGTGCGGCAACACTCATGATTGCGATCAGATAATGAAACAGCATGCTAACCTCCCAAACCGGCAAACCCCATAAAAGACATGGAAAGAATGCCACCAACAATCAGTGTCAAGGCCGCGCCTTCCATGAGATTGGGCACCTTGGCAAGTTCCAGTTCTTCCCTCAAGCCGGACATGATGATCAAAGCCAGAGTGAAGCCCAATCCTCCGCCAAACGCAAAAACAAGTGATTGTATAAAATCATATTGTCGATTGGTCTGAAACAGTGCCACGGCCAAAATAGCGCAGTTTGTTGTGATCAAGGGCAGAAAAATTCCCAGAGATCGAAATAACGCCGGACTGGTTTTTTTAATGAACATTTCCACCAGTTGAACTGTTGCCGCAATCACTACGATGTAAGCGATCAGTTGCAGATATTGTGCTTGAAACGCATCCAGTATGCTATTGATGGCATAGGCACATGCCGAACTCACCAGCATCACAAAGGTAACAGCGACCCCCATCCTCGACGCTGTACTGACTTTTCCGGAAACGCCCAGGAACGGGCATATTCCTAGAAAGTAGCTCAACACAAAATTGTTGATGATGACCGCATTGATAAAAATGGTACTTAAGGAATCATTATTCATAATAGATTACAGCTAAGTGTCATTGGCAATTGCTCATTATTTGAGCCACTTTACACGTAATTGATCGTCTTCATCCAGTGTTTGACTAGCCTGCCACACGGGCTGTTTTTGCTACAGCAGGTTGCGTTTTTGTTGCTTTATACCAGCGGTTGATCCGGTTATAAATCATCAAGAGAATTCCCAACGCAAAAAATCCGCCGCCCGGGAGAATCATGACAATCCATGGTTGATAATTGGGGCCAAACAAGGGAATTCCGGCAAAAGAACCATTACCGATCACTTCCCGAAAAGATCCCATGCAGGTGATCGCAAAAACAAATCCCGCACCGGTTCCTGTGGAGGCAATGATGGATGGAATCACTTTGTTTTTGGACGCAAACGATTCCGCCTGCCCCAGGATGATGCAATTCACCACGATCAGGGAGATGAAAGCGCCGAGGCTCTTGTGGATATCCAGACTGATGGCCTGGATGATGTATTCAGCAACTGTGACAAACGTCGCGATGATCAGGATATAGGTGGCGATGCGCACTTGTTTGGGAATAAAATTTCTCAATGCTGACACCAGTGCGCTGGACATCACCAGAACAAACATGGTTGCAAGGCCCATTGAAACAGCGTTGATCACTGAATTCGATACAGCCAGAGTTGGACACATTCCCAATA belongs to SAR324 cluster bacterium and includes:
- a CDS encoding ferredoxin — encoded protein: MEQKITTLIEEVWRTRVESLFKQVPKTLEQLESMLINGAGDQNAMRKEVLSTYNMLKDLLKLFEDKGSILKGIENEIEATFGELKKKAVAQAIQNLVVQLTGGSTEGLDLAAFQMPASAPVGSAPSSSSAETPAASAPAAGGGDVAWIESNLCTSCDECTTINKGIFAYNAEKKAFVKNPKGGPFRDIVKAAEKCPSQIIHPGDPQDPKEKDVAKWVERAKKFQ
- a CDS encoding electron transport complex subunit E, with the translated sequence MAGHSMSSTNETRSADLFIKGLWKENPVFVQLLGMCPTLAVSNSVINAVSMGLATMFVLVMSSALVSALRNFIPKQVRIATYILIIATFVTVAEYIIQAISLDIHKSLGAFISLIVVNCIILGQAESFASKNKVIPSIIASTGTGAGFVFAITCMGSFREVIGNGSFAGIPLFGPNYQPWIVMILPGGGFFALGILLMIYNRINRWYKATKTQPAVAKTARVAG
- a CDS encoding RnfABCDGE type electron transport complex subunit A — encoded protein: MNNDSLSTIFINAVIINNFVLSYFLGICPFLGVSGKVSTASRMGVAVTFVMLVSSACAYAINSILDAFQAQYLQLIAYIVVIAATVQLVEMFIKKTSPALFRSLGIFLPLITTNCAILAVALFQTNRQYDFIQSLVFAFGGGLGFTLALIIMSGLREELELAKVPNLMEGAALTLIVGGILSMSFMGFAGLGG